Part of the Hirundo rustica isolate bHirRus1 chromosome 3, bHirRus1.pri.v3, whole genome shotgun sequence genome, TGGGCTAATGCCTGATCCACAGTGGTGCAAGACCAGAATTCGTTCTGAATTCAAATAACTATTCAACAGTTTTTCTCAGGCAGTAAGTGTATGGGGCTTGCTGTACTTGGCCTGCAGTGGGAGGACTTAGGACAGATTTATCCTTTAATTTTGGATTTCCTGGCTTTCTGGTAGTTTGTTACTTTTAAACATACTTTTTCTGTCAGTGAGATTCTTaggttttgtttaataaaattgTATCTCTAAAAAAACCTCTTACATGGAAAGTTATAAAACATGTCTAGAGCCTCTCTCTCTCATTCTGATGTTCTCCTACCATATTTAGGCATTTAAAAAAGGCATTCTGTTTACCTGgttacatttgcattttggtATGCATGTCATACATAGTTTGGTACACATACTATTTACCCAGCACTGAGGCCACTGGAGTCCTTCAAGTAAATACAGATTTCAGGAGACCTCACGGTTTTGGGAACATATATTATTTACCATAACTGTTCCTCTGGgattcattttctctttcaaagcCAATCTCGTTTCTTTTAATGGAGAATTTCAAGTAGAAGAAATGACATCCAAATGACTTTACCAGACACAGCACAATGCTGGCAGAATATAAGTAGCAGTTTTACAGCACAATGATCCTACTGGGGCATTACATGGAAGACCTTCTTTTCCCCTCATGAATCCTGTTTTATTGCTGCATCATAGCATGGAAGTATGCCTAGACATGGAGGGATGGAAAGAAGTGGGAAGCAAGGGAGAATAGCAGCAGCGGAAAGCCTGCACATAAAAGATGAGATCTCTTAAGGTAACTACCAGATTTTAGATTGCTTAATGTGATGCATTAAGCCTTTCTCTCTTACTAAGCACTAACGTACATCCACAGGTCAAAAGCCAAAACGCTGGCATTCCTTGCATTAAAGCAGAGGTCAAACAACATGACATCACTGAATATTCAAATCATACACAGGAGGCGGGGGAAGAGCCACCCtcccagttaaaaaaaagaaaagaaaacaaaacaaagcaaaacccagtACTCATAGCACTTATCTGCAATGACTTAATACAAGCCACAATGTTTAGGTCCTGGGTTCAGTCAAATACAAACCACAGTGTTAAGGTTTTGGCTGAGTGCGGCGGCATGCCATTCTCTTCTTGTTGTAATCCTGGGGCAGACCATCAGCAAGGTTGGAAGCAGGGATGTGCGAGGAACGTGCTGCTCAGAAATGACAGCTGCACACAGGCAGTGGGAAAATAATAGCCACTTCTTCCATGCTTCAGACTCCACTCGCTGTGCCAAGTATTTCAGAGTAAATAGGCACTCTCTCTATTCATAGAGAGCATCTATTAGGGAAGGAACACATTACAAATATCCAGTATGATTCAGGGGTACACAGAGTCAATTTATACCCGGTAGTGTAATTATACCTTTTTTCGGTGGTACCAAAGCGCCGGGACCGTTCGCCGCCGGACACCGGGTACCCCGCGCCACCCCCGATCCACCCGCCCCGCGTCCCCTGTGCCCGGGGGAGGGACGAGGAACGAGCggggagcacaggggaagggaaaCAGCGGATTCCCCCGAACGCCCCTGGCAACCGCCCGGCCGCCCCCCTCGCCCCTTCCCGCCGGACCCGCCGCTCGCCTCGAAATAACGCGCTGCCGGGGGCGGGGGCAGCCGGGAGCGCTGGCAGCGACATTTAAAACTGGGACTCACATTTAAAACACATCAGGACGAAAAATAAAAAACCGTGATGGGGGGGCGAGCGTGTGCGCTGGGGGGGCGCAGCCGGAGGAATGCGGGAGTCAGGGGTCAGGGCCGctccggggcggcggcggcggcgcggggcggggcgggcggcgtGGCGCGGCGCGCAGGAATGCGCGGAATGTCGCTGTTTGTCCGCGGCCCCATTCAGCCCATTGGCGaggccgcgccgccgccgcctaTAAAGGGGCGCCCGTCCCGGCACTCGGCAGTCGCACGGCCACTCTCCCGCCGCATTCGGACGGAGCGGAGCGGAGGAGAGCGGAGCCGCGCAGCACCCAGCAGCCACCCTCCGGCACAGCGCCCGCCGCAGCCCCGTCCGCGCCGCCGAGGAGATCCGCCCTGCGGGAAGCTCTCGGCTCACCTCGGCTCCCCTCGCCGCCCGGCAGCCCGACGCCGTTGCCTGCCCGACGCCGCCGCCTCGCCACCCGCAAGCCGCCGACCGCTGCAGGATGGTCCCCAACACCTTGGCCCCGTTGGCCGCAGCCCTGCTGCTCGCTCTCCTCAGCCCGGTAAGTGCTGCCGCCCGCGGCTCCGCCGCGCCTGCTCCGTCCGGGCGGTCCCGGCGGCGGCTCTGACGCTCACCAcccctctctctctgtccccCCCGGCACTTGCAGGAGGCTCAGGGCCAGGAGTGCAGCGGGCAGTGCCAGTGCGGAGCGGGACCGGGCCCCACCTGCCCCGCCGGCGTCTCCCTGGTGCTCGACGGCTGCGGCTGCTGCCGCGTGTGCGCCAAACAGCTGGGCGAGCTCTGCACCGAGCGCGACCCCTGCGACCACCACAAGGGGCTCTTCTGCGATTTCGGCTCCCCCGCCAACCGCAGAATCGGCGTCTGCACCGGTGAGtgggggccggggctgccgccCGCCGCGGGGACGGGAGCGGGGTCCggccgggcagggagcgggggaAGGGGGCGCCTCCGGATCTCCGGCCCGCCCGACTCAcgctctgcctcctgcccctcGCAGCTCGGGACGGCGCGCCGTGCGTGTTCAGCGGCATGGTGTACCGGAGCGGAGAGtccttccagagcagctgcaagTACCAGTGCACCTGCCTGGACGGCGCGGTGGGCTGCGTGCCCCTCTGCAGCATGGACGTCCGGCTGCCCAGCCCCGACTGCCCCTACCCGCGCCGGGTGAAGCTCCCTGGAAAGTGCTGCGAGGAGTGGGTCTGCGATGAGGCCAAGGAGCAGACTGCCGTGGGACCTGCACTTGCCGGTGAGTGGGGGCTCTCTGCAGGTGGCAGCCGGGGGAAGGGGGGGTCCTGCTCGGAGGCTGAAGGCGGTGGCCTGGGTGGACACCGGGCGGAGGCTGGAGGGCTGCAGTTAGTGCGATCACCCCGCCGATTTAGTGTAGCTGCCTGAATTtctcaggaaaaggaaggagcaTTTAGAGGGCTGAGGTCAAGCAGTGGTCTCATTCTGTTTCCTGCAGCTTACAGACTGGAAGATACTTACGGTCCAGACCCAACAATGATGCGTGCCAACTGCCTGGTGCAGACCACGGAATGGAGTGCTTGCTCCAAGACCTGTGGCATGGGTATCTCTACCAGGGTCACCAATGATAATGCCTTCTGCAGACTGGAGAAACAGAGCAGGCTCTGCATGGTCAGACCTTGTGAAGTAGACCTAGAGGAGAACATCAAGGTAAATACTATTATCTTATGTATGCTGCATTAGGTTGCTTCCATCCACTAGCAGAAGTGACCAAAAGTGCAGTGCTGACAGGTAGTCAATTTCAAGTGGTTCACTTTGAGATTTGAGTTTTACCCTAGTGGCGATCACTATTTGCAGTTAAATGTCCTTAGTTTTCTCTCATGCTGTATTATGGCACTGTATAAGGCAATCTTGCCTAATGATAATACAGTAAGGATTAGCATGTCTGCTCACCACTAACTTGCAAGCTTAGTGTGCTTTGTGAAAGCCTACCTTCTAAACATCTTGTATTCACTTCTATCCTAACAGAAAGGCAAAAAGTGCATCCGCACCCCCAAAATCTCCAAGCCTGTCAAGTTTGAGCTGTCTGGCTGCACCAGCGTGAGGACCTACAGAGCTAAGTTCTGTGGTGTTTGCACTGACGGGCGCTGCTGCACACCCCACAGAACAGCCACCCTCCCTGTGGAGTTCAAGTGCCCTGATGGGGAGatcatgaaaaggaaaatgatgtTCATCAAGACCTGCGCGTGCCACTACAACTGCCCTGGAGACAATGACATCTTTGAGTCTCTGTACTACAGAAAGATGTATGGAGACATGGCGTAAAGCCAGAAGGAGACGCTAAGTACATTCTCAACTTGAACTGATTTGCATCTCATTTTGTAAACATGATTCAATAGCACAAGGTATTTAAatcagttgggttttttttttatttttatttcaatgaacTGCTCCATGTGACTTAAGACAATTTTTCTACTGACCCCACATGGTGGTTTGAAGAAGAACGTAAAACGGACAGTGGGACCGCAGCAAGACACAGCTTCAGAATATATTGTTCCTGAGGTGGTGTGATGGGGTTAAGGGAAACAGGCAGGAAAGCAGATTCAAGCAAATGTTCCCTTCATGTGGTACAGCGTGCTTCATCTAGTAGTGCAATTGAGAAGAGACCATTAGCATGTTTGCTGGTGCTGGCTTAGAGGCAGCAACAGCTGGAATGCAAACACCCAGCAAAGTGCTAAGTAGAAGGTGTTCTGTTAGGACAGTAATGTTTCAGCTCTGACACTCTGATTCAGGTGGCTTGGCCAGCAAGAATCAGAATCATGTCAATTAGACTGGACAGCTTGTGGCAGTTAATTTACCTGTAACAAGCTACTTTTTATGAATATTGTAAAtactgtgtgtatatatatttgtacagttatctaaattaatttaaagttttgtgcttttgtttAATGCTTTGAAAGTTCAATGATAGCCTTCTTTTTTGGAACAAGATAGGTAAGATTTAAAGCTTGTTTGACAATGCATTCAAAGTGTGAAATAGATACTCTAGTGGAAATTGTTCAGATAGGACCAAATGGTGAGTTGAGGACAAGATGAAGTTGAGGTGCCAGTAATGTTACAAAGCATTCATCTGGCAAAATATGTTTACTTACTTCTTTATAAGACAAGTGGCTTTAAGAGAAATGGCTGTTCCATAGCTCATCAGTCTTTCCACTTGagcatttgtttctttctttgactATGGCTCTTTTTGGACAGTTTATTTGTTGAGAAGTGTGACCAAAAGTTACATGTTTGCACCTTTTTAGttgaaaataaagtatttatattttttatataaatggCTTGGTATTTCATTTACCTTTAGTCTCCGCTATTCTTTCTCATGTTTCTAAATGGGGTTGCCTTTCAACTAGATGAAAATCAAGTATGGGTTCTTTCTCCAGAAGCACATACATTTAGGAATAAGCTAATGATTTACTTATTCTGTTACTAGTGAACCAACTGTAGTTTGTTACTATTCTGAATTTTGCATGGAGGGAAGGGCCAGCCTTGCTTTGCCAAGCCCGTTAGAAAGTGCAGCAGGTCTCCTCATGCATCCCATGTAGTTTGAGGGGAACTTGCTGGTCGCCATGCTATTCAACTGCTGCTGTAATACACCACACAACATGCTTAATTACACTGTGATCCAGTTCCACTGGTTATGATTTTTCAACTAAggcaaggaaaatatttttaattattaaaagcaTTGAAGTGGTTCTTGACTCTAGACTCAAATCCGGAAGTCCAAAATGTGGTACAATTCTCAGGGAAGAGCTAATGAGTTGTGtcataaaaatcacagaatactacaggttggaaggggcctcaaAAAAGCTTCTGATTTAACCTTCATACCGTGTAGGACTAATTTAGATGGAGCTTTATTTGAATTAACACCTAAGTGTGGTATGCTAGAACACTGAACTCTGGTGGCAATTACGCAGATTATCCTCCTGCTTGCTGACAAGGCCAAATAATTTTATGTGTAAAGTGTCCATGGGTTCAAACTCCTGCAGGGCCATGGATGAGAAGTATTGTAAGAGCTACACATTTTGATAATGGTCCAAACTTTCTTCATAGATAAAGCAAGAACTACTGTAAAGACAGTTATGAGTCACTTGCCTCATCCCTctgaagctaaaaaaaaagcttcagtcGTGTGCTGAGTCCTACATTAATAACAGACTTTTTTTGTCCCTTTATTAAGGAGATTTTTTGAATTCAAAATTAACCTTTGCACTAGAACATTAGttcttgttttcagaaaaaaaccatgCTCTCTCCAACAAGAATCCTTTTCATGCAAACAAGTTCAATCTGGAATTTCCTGGTGCTGAAAGAGTGTTAGCTTACAAAAATGTCCATCCTTCCTGAGCACCTTCCAATCCCATTGATTTCAGCTAGCATTAGCAGCAAATCAGTGTAACACCAGCTTTGACTAATGATGAACAACAGAGCTCTAAACTAGTGGGAAGTCAATGGGAGTCTTGCCAATGGCTTCGCCAGGCTTTGCTCGAGACCAtacattttctcttcctccaaagaataaaaggaattcTCCTGGCATGAGGAAGTGGCTTTCTATGTCCCATACGAAATACTTTCAGGTAGCCTCTGGCTCTTATGCACCCTGAGACTCTCCAgcattttttctctatttttttttttccaggttatAAATATTGTGCAGCCATTCAGTTCACCCTGGAAATGCTTCAAACACTCCTACGACACCAAGGACTGGTTGCCTGACTGCTGCTGTGGTTCCACCCCCAAATTACAAGAAAACTGTCGTTTCTAGTTTCAGAAAAGGCAGGGTGTACGTGGACTTCATTCATAACCATTGCTGTAGAAGCTCTCAGGAtcaacagaacagaaagaagcACAATGTGCCTGGCAGGTTGGGATTAATTCCTGTGAGAGATGGGGTGCTTACAGCACTGCTTAAGCCTGTGgatgagcagctctgccctgcagtcTTTTACTTTTACAGTTAGTATCAGATATTATAATGAATGCCATTTCCTAAAACCATCATTCCCATGAGCCTCATGACCATGGGCCCACGAGATTCACTCGTGCTGCTCCCAACTCTCTGCAGTGTGGGCTGTATCTCCAGCACCTAAGCCACACAACACTGTGGCCTCCCCTGGCAAGCAAGGCTGGAGGGTCAGAGAGCAACAGCAGGGCTCTGGTTGAGGAAGGGCTGTCTGAAAGGCACCAGCAAAGAGGTTCCCCCAAAGCTGCCCTGGACCACTGCCTAACCTTTCCCAGATTATGTGATGATGACAGTGCCTTGCCTGCCATCTGACACACTATTGCACTGTTTCACAGGCCAGCAGAGTGCAGAAGAGGCCTGTCAGAATGTTTTGATAGTGGTTTGCTCTTGCCAGTATGCTACATATGCAAATCCGTTAAGCAAGTTGTTGCTCTCCTCTGAGCATATCAGGGATCATAAAACTCAGGTATGCGTTACAATGAGTTGCACTCCTTTTTCCAGGAACGTGTGTAGTCTTCTGACAGAAGCATATATTTTACATCATTTCACAGGTGTTAGACCTCTGAAGGTTTTATCTCTTAAGGTaaaggaatttaaatattttgatgtaAGCTCTCCTAGAGGTGTAGGTAGGCGTCATACTGTGTGTAAGGCTTTCTTTCTAAGGTATCCCAGGAAAAGGGAGCTCTTGTGTGGAATTTATGGCATCTTAAATGATTGTTACAATGTGGGCCTTTCAACCGTAAAGAAGTTTCCTGATTTCATTCTTTGTGCTTAGGATGCATAGATGGAAGAATAAAAACTTGAGTTCAAAAGTCCAAAGTCACTTACATGGGGGAGAACACTGGttcactttttttctaaataccTTGGTTTAGAATTCTGCTTTTGGTAGTTTGCTTCCTCTGAAAATCCTGTTGTGCAGGTTTGCTActatacttttaaaatattttattcatataTGAAAGTATATTCATTCTAATTACTAGCTCCTTTAGATGGATCCCCAGCTATATTAATAATACAGTTGGTAAAGAATCCCTGTAAAGTCAATACTAATTTAATAAAAGGTATTcaattaaatattaaacagaaattCAAGGTGGCTGGAGACCGGAGTATCAAATACTTTGAAATAGTTCTAAGCCGTCgtatttcagatttttgtaCCATAACACTTTTGCATGGATTTGCAGCTTAGCTTTCTAACACAATACAGATGTGCACAACAGACACGGATTATAGCCCTTTCATATGAAATAGGCTCTTCTGTCCAGATGGAAATTTGTCAGATTCCTCAGAGCTAAGACACATCCAAAAGCACTAGTTTAAAAAGTCTTCAAGAAAGAGCCATTTTTAATGATCTGCAACCACACAGGAACAAATAAGTCTTTGAACAGTATCCAGTTGTTTGTCTGACAAGGATGGGGACTCAGCTGAGAAAACTGACTTTTGGATACCACTAGAAATAGCATATTCTTTACTAGATCATTTGTATGTTTTTTCATGCAGCATAGCTTTTTCAAACCTTACACTTAAAAAAAGATCTCATTTCATTATACTGAAAAGGATATTAAATGTAAGAAGAAACAGCAATGTTCTTACCTGAATATATAATAATTCAATCATTCTGACTTTGTATCCTACCACCAAAAACCC contains:
- the CCN2 gene encoding CCN family member 2 — protein: MVPNTLAPLAAALLLALLSPEAQGQECSGQCQCGAGPGPTCPAGVSLVLDGCGCCRVCAKQLGELCTERDPCDHHKGLFCDFGSPANRRIGVCTARDGAPCVFSGMVYRSGESFQSSCKYQCTCLDGAVGCVPLCSMDVRLPSPDCPYPRRVKLPGKCCEEWVCDEAKEQTAVGPALAAYRLEDTYGPDPTMMRANCLVQTTEWSACSKTCGMGISTRVTNDNAFCRLEKQSRLCMVRPCEVDLEENIKKGKKCIRTPKISKPVKFELSGCTSVRTYRAKFCGVCTDGRCCTPHRTATLPVEFKCPDGEIMKRKMMFIKTCACHYNCPGDNDIFESLYYRKMYGDMA